The DNA window GCATAAACCAAGGAGCTTCTTACTCAAAAAGTGAAAAATCTATGAGCCCATGACACCTTGATGTTTAAATGAATTAGGGATTAATAATATCAAAATCTGAATATGCACACAATTCTAAGTTTCTTGACAGTTTTGaaatgcattttgcattctgTGAAGAAAACCTCCATAATAAGAAATGTGCAGCCAATCCTAAAACTATTTTACCATTTGTCAACATCGGCTCAGACAATTCTGTGTGCATTATTTACATGAACTGCAGACATAGTATGGATTtgtcctcttaaaaaaaaattgttgctgggtgtggtggcacacacctttaatcccagcactcaggaggcagaggcaggggaatctctgtgagttcaaggccagcctggtcttgcacagcgagttccaggacagctggtgtggttacacagagaaaccctgaaatatttgtttatactattttatatgtatgagtgttttgcctgcatgtatgcatatactctatgtgtgtgcccagtgtctgtggaggccacaaGTCTGTGGAGGGAAAAAGGtgggaagagggtgtcagatctggaactggagttagggatagttgtgagcctccatgtgggtgctggttattgaacccaggttctctgcaagagtagccaagTACTGTCAAGtgaagtgctgagccatctctccagccctttaggTGTGGACTTGTCAAAGGGAGGCCTGTACATACTCAGGGAATCGTAACACCATAAAAATGATAGCAGCATAAAAAAGTGGGGAGTCAGACACCCCCATGCTGCTAACAAGCAGTGAGAGAATTCCATTGTGTGTTCCACTGGCACTAAGTGTTAGACCCAGCTTGATGTCGTTGTTATTCTGGGCTACACAAGGCTCATCAGCTTTCCCTTTAAAGCTTGTATTTAACTGAATTATGATTATGTTCTGCCAATATTTTGTCTTTAAGTCACCCAGTACACCCTGCTAggcaaagaaaaaggagaaaagaagaagaagaagaagaagaagaagaagaagaagaagaagaagaagaagaaatttgcCCAAAGAGATGTATTTCTACTGATACCCAAATAAgccttcctttgttttctgttgcatTAATTTAGTGGCTTGTCTTGCTGGCAGGCAGCCCCGTGGAGAGGTGGAGCTGTCCCCAGGCGGACACAGCAGGTCCCTCCCATCACTCTGGTATTTGTGTTTAATGGTCTTTGATCATTTCATCAGATCCTACTGTTCCCATCCTTTACTCCACTCAAGTTTATGAACAAACACAAACTCGGCATCCACTCCCACACGTTCCTCCAACTCCCATCCTTCCAGCCAAGGCCAAACCAGCCCTTAGTGGGTTTTCTTTTAGGGGGATTTGAAGAGTGGTTAAGTGTCCGGTGTCAACGGTCGCTACTTATAGAATAGTGATCACGTGCACCTGCAGTCTGTGGAGTAGCCCTACATCTTACACTCTGAATCTATGTTTTGCTTAGATCACATTGCCTTCCGggatactctgcttctgagggtTCCTAGACAGGGCCAGAGACCCCAAAGAAGACGCTCGGAGAGGGCCAGATGCTGTATGCTGAGGACACAATGTGTCTTTTCATGTCCCGTCACTTCAGTCCTATCTACAAGGGAAATCAAACTGTTCTGAGAGGACCTAGCGGTAACTAGATCAAATAATGCTTTTAAATGTAGGAAACTGggttttaaaggaagaaatgagaacatgtatcaaaaagcaaattaaaaaccaCTTCCATTTTGACAGAAAAATCTGAAGGTCGGGGAGCTGCAAAGACCTTAAtttcccttttcctcaccctctgCACTCCATCCAGTCTTGCTCGTTAGTACTCTGGGGAAACCGAGCCAACATGCACACTCCCTGGCGCACTCTTCTCGGAAATTCAACTTATTTTCAGTCCCCACGAGAGGAGGAGTGGGACTCCTGCGGATAATCTCTTTCTCTGACTCGGGTAGACTGCTAAAGTCACTCCCGAGACGCTCCTAGTTTAGAGGTCTTTGCGAAAAGTATCTCCAGGGGTGGAGTCCAGTGACACCCGCCACTCGTCCAAGACGGTACTCGGCCCAGGACTCACTTCTGGGATTGTGGTTCTGCGCCTAGGAGAAATCAGTAGAGTGACAAGAGGGGCCTGCGCGGCGTGGGGGTAAGGGCTGACAAGCAATTCGGAGcaatcatcccccccccccccgcgcgcctCCTGTGGTTGAAAAAGCTGGAGATTCTGGAGGACCGGCCCAGTGTCCTCCCTTCTCAACACCGCCCCCCTTCTCCCAAGTGGAGCAGAGGTCACACAAGAGTCAGCGTGGCCCGTTCGCTCCTAGGAGCAGccgccctcctgcctctgccacccacacGGGAAGTCACACTGGTCTAACCTACTGTCGATACCCACTCCCTCTTTCACCAGAAGCCCCCCAAATTATGACAGCGCGTGAAGCCTTACTGTGCAGCAGGCCAAGTGAGTGAGTGCGTTTACGTCTTTAAATGCCTATCAACTGCTCTCCCACCGATCTCCCCTTCTAGGGGACATCTCGGTGAATTCCCACCCCCCTCATAGTCCTATGCGAGTTTCTCTAGAACTCAAACACACCCGCTCGCAAAATGCCTACTGCCTGGCACCCTTATGTACCCCTTTCCTTTCCTAACCAAACGAAGGGGTTTTTAAAAACCGTCTACTGTCTGATACAGCCCCTAAGAGGCTTTGCCTTCTCCGGGATTCTGACCCCATTAACTAATTCCGTGGCTCCCACAGTCCGCGAGGCCAGACTCCAATGGGTGGGACGCGTACGCGCGCATGTCGCGCGCATCCGGGCAGGGGCAGCCCCTGCTGCCTTGAGGACCCGGGAGGGAGCAGTACTCCGGGTGCACCCCCCTCCCCGCTCCATGGGCCCCCAGCGCTCGGGCCCCTAATGAGCTGCTGAAAGGGAGCGGGCTCCGGTGCGCGTGGCTCGCAGGCCTCCCGGAGTCCCgggaacactgattggccagctgCGCCTCGCGACCTCCTTTCATTAATAAATTAGCGGCACGCTCCAGCCGAGCGCGAGCCACCAATCACAATAGACAGCGGCGGCGACAACGGCCGCAGCTTgagccgctgccgccgccgcagCTTCGGGAGCTTGGGCTGCAGCCTGGAGCGCCAACAGGAGCTTTAGAACCATTTTATGCTGATTAGATAAAGGGGGGACGGAGGGGAGGGGGTGATGAAGGAGGAGGATGGATGGCCGGgcgaggggagggagagagggactaaagaaagggaaagaaatgaatgaTGATAATACGATGAAAAGAATAAGCTGGGGAGGGAGAGCGGGGGaccagggggaggaggagagggcgGGGGAAGGGTAGGTGAGGAGGGGGCCCCGGGGCAGATCTGATTGTTTTCTTGGTGGTATATAAGGGGTTTTAAGGAGAGTCGTGTGCCAGACACGCAGCCACTGAACCACAAGCAGCTCGGCTTTAACTGGAGTGCCTGGGAGTCGCGTGCCAGCAGCCGCACGGCCAGGgactgactgacagacagacacgcACGAGCACGACAACACACGAGACCCGGGCGGGCTGCCGCGGTCGCCGGGGCTCTTGGCAAAGTCACCCAGCAGAGAGGCCCCCCGCAGAGGTGCGCCTAGGAAGCGCCAAGCCCTCGGCGCTCCAAAGGAGCGAGAGACAACGCTCTTGGTTCCCGGCTGCAGGGACATTCCCGGACACACCAGAGCAGCAGCTGGTACCGGGGACACATCTGGAGCCCAGTAGGTAAGTGTGCGCTCCGCGCCTCTCAACTTCGCAGGCAGTTTCCCCGCACAGGCTGACTTTCGGTCGCCCTAGACGCAGTGGCTTCTGTGACCCAGGGACCCTCCTCCCCAGCTCCATTCTCGCCTTCTTCACGGGTGCACCTTGCAGGGACCCGACAGAGACACGTCTACCGGTCTGTTCTGGTAGTAAATTTCATCTGCCTCTTCCTTTGCAGGATGTTCGTCAAATCCGAGACTCTGGaattgaaggaggaagaggaggtgctgATGCTGCTGGGCTCGGCTTCCCCGGCCTCGGCGACCCTGACTCCGATGTCCTCCAGCGCGGacgaggaggaggacgaggagctGCGCCGGCCTGGCGCGGCGCTTGGGCAGCGTGGGGCGGAAGCCGGGCAGGGGGTGCAGGGGAGTTCGGCGTCGGGCGCTGGGGGTTGCCGGCCAGCGCGGCTGCTGGGCCTGGTGCACGAGTGCAAGCGGCGCCCCTCGCGCGCTCGGGCGGTCTCCCGAGGAGCCAAGACGGCGGAGACGGTGCAGCGCATCAAGAAGACCCGCAGGCTGAAGGCCAACAACCGCGAGCGCAACCGCATGCACAACCTGAACGCGGCGCTGGACGCGCTGCGAGAAGTGCTGCCCACTTTTCCCGAGGACGCCAAGCTCACGAAGATCGAGACGCTCCGCTTCGCCCACAATTACATCTGGGCGCTCACCGAGACCCTGCGCCTGGCTGACCACTGCGCGGGCGCCGGCGGCCTCCAGGGGGCGCTCTTCTCCGAGGCCGTTCTGTTGAGCCCCGGAGCGGCGCTCAGCGCCCCGGGGGACAGCCCTtcgccctcttcctcctcctggagcTGCACCAACAGCCCTGCGTCGTCCTCCGCGTCCTCCAACTCCACGTCCCCATACAGCTGCACTTTATCGCCCGCTAGCCCCGGGTCAGATGTGGACTATTGGCAGCCCCCACCTCCGGATAAGCACCGTTATGCACCTCACCTGCCGGTCGCCAGGGACTGTATCTAGAGGGGCGAGCCTCCCTCTCCAGTCCTCTACCTGGCCCTCCTCTACCCCCTTctcccgcctccacctcccacgCCCCGGACTCCGCTGCACAGAGCAGAGGTAGCCGCAGCAGTCCCTCGGCAGCTGATGCATTCTTGGGCTGTGGGTTAACTTCACACAGACACCGTCTCTGATGTATTGAAGATGTGAGGATTTATGGTCAAAGAGGATTGTGGCGTgtagggttggggtggggggttgggaggggagaCTTCGTGAGACTCTAaagacagacactgagaaaagatGCCGGTGCCATAACTAAGGAGTTTGCAGAGCGGACTGGcgctcctcccctctctctgagctgctggaggagaactccaggggcaGTTCGTGTGAATCTCACAGAGGGAACGCAACGGGTCCCTGTGATCTTTTCACCTTCGTTTCTACATAGAGATGTTAATGTCAGTCAAAAGAAATGTGTCTTAGCATCTGAATGAATTTACCGGTAATAATATTATCCACACATTTGCAATGGCTGGCATCTGCTCTATTCCCATTGCTGTCTGCAGGCTGTGGGAATTTCACCTGTCAAACCAAACTTTGCTTCTCTGATATGCACTTTGTTCTTTTTCCCAGATTCGTCACAATGCCTATTGTCCcgcccttctctttcctttttttctccattttgccatctgTCTCTTATGATTTATAAGGGGAAAAACTTGTTTTGTTAGAGGGCCAGGTTAGAAGTCATTGTATAATTTGTAGGCTTTTGTAAGGATTGAATACAAGCGTGGAAATTTAGGCTGAACTCTCTATCAAAAGGAAAAACgtggaggaaaagggaaaaatcaggAGGGAGGACTGCTTCATGCATTATTTATCTCGACCTTTTAGGGGAGAAGGAACTCCCCCATCCTTTcaagagattaaaaataaatcaacagcCTGAAATCCTAAGCAGACACGGGGCATTACCAGGATCAGCCACACACGTGTTCCCTTctatttattttgaagaaaattttcatgggaaaagtatgtatttttttgtatattctaCAGAGTTTATTCTAGTATGTATTTACATCTTGAAGAACAAGAAAATTGTTTTGTGATTAAGCTATAAATAAAGTATATAATTTTCATAAATTTGtattgagttatttatttttttgctgatGTGGTCTTTAATGCAGAACGAGTTGTATTTTACTAAAGTTCTTGGCATGTTGAATTGAGTATATTTGTATTTCTTGGGTAATGTTTGGAGTTTCactaaaaaattacaaaatatggAATCAAATTTGAAACACCAATACTGAGATAAGAGTGTAATTCATCAAAACCCAAATTTTGCCTTAAGAAATCACTTcttaaaggcaggcagatctctgtgagttcagagccagcatggtctacagagtgagttccagaacaaccagggctacactctgagaccctgtcttcaaataaATGAATCATTCACTTCCCAAGCTGGGGAGgtagtttagtggtagagcacttgccctgcATGCCAAAGTCCTgatgtctaaataaataaatacgtgtTTAGTCAAGGAAAAGAATAAGGGGGGGGTCTTAAATAATAATTACATCATAAAAGGCTCAGTGTTcagaaaaacttttattttaatagtGGTTGGGTCagcgtggtgatgcacacctttaatcccagcatttgagagacaaAGGCAGGGGATCGCTGTGaattgtaggccagcctggtctacagagtaagttccaggacacagccggggctatatagagagacagaCTGTGTGTCTGttaataaaaagtaagaaaaagaaaaagaaaagaaatttcttgGTAGAATGTgcaattttttttccctgttaacTTCTTTTGGACTCACCTTTCATCTTTAAACTGTAGGAACTGTGTATTATCCCCAAGGACTCCCCCTTCCAGTTCTAACTTGCGGAACATAACaatatatttttagtttgttATGGGTGGCTGATTTTGTACTAGCCACTTTGACAAGCTGGTTGGCTTCCAAAGGTGAAGTTCTAGAGAAAAGGAGACATTCAGAGTTGGTTCAAATACAAAGAGCACACTGAAGGAAATAGCTCTGCCTTCTAATCTTTGTTAGAGCCATTTGAAGAGGAGGCAAAAGTGACGTCACTTACAATTCATTCTCCAACACTTTGATGGCTGAAAAATGACCAAGTAAAAGTTGACCACATTCAAGAATCAAGTCCCAGGTGAACAGATgcacacaacaaaaataaaatcatgtaattaaaaaaaagttgttcATGTACTTTCTTCCTATCAATGTCACATTTGATTTTGTCCTGACTAAACCCTCAGTTCCTTTGCATCAAGAAATAACTGCTTCTTCTGGGGTTTCTGTCTGAAATTCTCCACAAATAGGGAATTTTTGGTGCTTTACacctttgaaaattttaattttttatatttattttatatgtaaggttgtttttttttttggtttttttttttttttttttttttttttttttgcctgtgtgtttgtcaGGGCACAAGGTTATGCAGTGccaggagaggccagaagagagagttaCCACCATGagattgctgggaactgaatctagatcatctggaagagcaactggtgCTCTTAAAAGCCACCTTCCCAGCTCCAGTGCTTAATATCTttcataattacattttaatcaaAGGAAGAACCAACCCAAAGATTTGTTCAGCTTTCATACTGGACAAAAAAAGGGTCTGCTGGATCCCCCCCCTTCTTGTGATcagctaggaattgaacccagggtgtcatggatgctaggcaagcactctatcaatgAGCTGTTcttctgcctcaaaaacaatTACTTGTAGTTTAGATACCCTTGTTCATGGGGTGATGATATGTTTTGGGGACAAAGtggtatttttcttatttgtactgaaatgtgattttaattgtatgttaataaataaagttgcctgggggtcagagctattagagccatagcaaaagctgggtgttggtggtgcacgcctttaatcccaacacttggtaggcagagctaggtagatctctgtgtgttcaaggatacagccagcattggagacacatgccttcaatctcaataccaaccatagaagacctggaggtctatacagacaggcagtgacgaggcagtcatgtgtttggtttacaaccaatgagaaggcagaacagaaagtctatataaagacaaacagacaggaagtaggtctctttcggagaggtctcttggctgaagaggatagctgcagcaggcgggtaaggctcttagctctgatctcttggctttcgtcTTTgcatcggctctgtgtttcttatttaataagacggttggttacatctacgcTTATTCATGTTTGTTCCTTTAGTACTTAAAACGCTACCCAGCTAGCAGAGGGTGGCAGTGAGATCGACGACGACAAGGTTTTGATGCCAAGTGTGTCATCCTGTGGATGATGATTACAGTCCTACATCACATCTCCTTTGGAAAACCCCTGAAGAAACAGCAGTTGAGAGCCAGGTCTTCTAAGGCCTTAAGCAGTAGAGGGCACAGCCATGATAGCTTTGAATAATGGTTACATGGTTGATGACTCACCGCCAGGCATCTGGTAGCTTCCCCTCTCCACTTTCTCCAGGCCCAGAGGTTTGCCTACTTCCTGAAGGTGGGGGCTTGCAGGTAGTCCACACATAAGCATCATGTGCTACAGCCAGGGGTTCTGGCTTCGCGCCCCAGAGCCCTAAGGCAGCTCTTTCTTCCCCATTTAACAGCAGGTTATCATACACCGAATTTGGTGTAGTTGTTTTTATGGTGCCCAATCATCTTCAGTAGTTAAAAACGCTGTTCTCAGGGTAGTAATGACGGCTCAGCACAGAGCATGCTTGCTGTATAGTAGGACCTGCGTTTGATCCCTAGCGCCCAAGTTaaaaaagccaggcctggcagttctgctgtaatcccagcgctagagaggcagagacaagcagattccTGACGTTTACTGCCGGGTCAGCTAAACCCAATCTGTGAGCTCAGGTTCAGCgatacccatttttttctttcgagaTTATTATTTAACGGcagcttttctctcttccctttcttctctccacctcccccccccGCACCATGTACTCCTCCCTGCTGTTCTCCTCCAAATTAATGGCCTCTTAAAAAATTGCTATCGCAtgatacaaaacaacaaaaggtgAGCAGGGATGAGGGAGAGTCCTGATGGTGACTtctagcttacacacacacacacacacacacacacacacacacacacacacacactgctggtcTTCCTGGCTCACTTAGTCCTGGGGGTTCTCCATGACTAACTGTCGCTCCCAAAGCTAGTGGGCTGAGTCCTTTCAAAGCCCAGTAAGGATGAACACAGGCAGAGGCACCAGAGCTTCCCCATTCTCCCTGCTCCACACGGTGAGGTCTTGGTGAGCTGGGTCTGTCTGCACTACGGTCTGGGTGATTCCGGACTATGTCATTCCAGCTCGGCAGGCTCTAATCAAGACAGGTTTCAAACAGCGCTGCCGAGAtgctcttgggggggggggggacaggtcACTGCGCTGCGCTGCTGTTCCCAGATCTTTCTAGCAATGGGGCTTAGTTTCGGTTGGTCCAGTCCTCGAGGGACAGTCGGAGGTTTGACATTGGATGCAttattggttgtaatgtataaaACTATCTGAGGCTGAGAAGTGAGGAGAAAAAGCAGGACCTGGCCCAGAGAAACGTCTGAGTTCAGAGGAGCAGCTGGGGCTTGTGGGCGGTTCCAGGCTCTGTTGGAGGAGAGGGTCGTCGGTGGCCTTGGCCGCTAGGGCTGGGTCGTCAGCACAGCTCGGGAGGCCTTCACGCCCACGCTGGCCTCCGCAGAGCCACTGGACGGTCGCGGTCGCAGGTGCTGAGGCTGCGGAAGGCCTTGGTCCGCAGAGCAGGCTGGGAGCTGTGGCGCCCCTCAACCCCGAGCATCTCCTGCATCCCGCAGCCGTGGGCGGGTGGTGACTTCTGGGCGCCGACACCTGGAACCCGTTAAAAGCTCCTTCTCAGGCGGGTCCAGGACCTCCCCCCACCCGCCTAAGGCTCCCAGGCAAGCTTTGaatgtattaattaaataaaGCAGGCTGCCCTTGAATCGGCCAGTGGTGGGAGCTCCCAGGAGCGTGAAAGTCCTGGCCTGCGAATCAGCAAAAGAAATGTGTGAAAGGAGAATTAGTGAAATTAGGTTAGGCCAATAAAACGTGAGGGCCGCAGCAcccctcccttcctgctccccaAGCCTGGGGCTAGAAGGGCTCTCTGGTCTGATCTATTGTTTCCCGCCCTGGCAGGGGGTTCATTGTGTGATAAATAATTCCCCCTCcgttttcttttattcttactAAAAATGGGTATTTGCATAATCAGTGCTTTGAAGTGGCCAGAAATCAGAGGTTTGGTGTCCCCCCAAGTCTGCTATTGGGAGTGAAGCAACAAAGCTCGATCCAGATCTCTCTTTCATTTCGCTGCGAGCGTGTGGGGCAGACTGTCACTAACAGCAACGTTAAGCCGCTGCCTCCCTTTTTAAAAGGATCTACTTTAATGATTAAACTTAAGGAATGTCcaaagtgtgtgcgtgtgtgagagaTGAACGCTCTCACTCACCCCTCTCCGGCTTCTGCCTTTGGAGTTCATTGTCCGCCGAAGTTTGTTTTCCAAGGCTCTTGAGGTGGGGGCGGGGTGAGCCCGGATTCGGGCCGTCCCACGTGGCTTGGAGAGGGTCCCCACAGGGGTCCCCAGGGATCATGGGAGGCACGGTCTGCTGTAGAGTATCTTTCTACACCCCCTCCCCGCTTGGCTTTTGATTTTCCCAGTTTCTTTTCTCCAAGCCAAGATGGACCGTGTTCATCTAATGGAGGATCCGGATCAAAGTAGAGAGATTCAGTCCCGGGGTACAatctgaaggtgtgtgtgtgggggggggggggcgcagactGGGGCCAGTTTTAGCGGGTACTCTTCCCGGGATAGAAGAGACCCAGTCATGCGGAAAGCAGAACGCCAAAGCCGGTGTGTCGAGCTATTATTATTCCCACTGCAAGGTGGCCGGGTGGGAAAGTTTCCTGATGGTGCATGCTCTGTAATAAATGACTTTTCCTCCTCCCAATACCAAGGTCCGGGGGCGGGGAGGTGGAGACGGGTGTGCCTGCGATCTCTTAACTTTTTAGGGTTGGATTATTGATGCGAAGCTCctaggcccaggcccaggctcagCTTGCGTACAACCACCATCTCTCCGCAAGCGCAAATGGATGTCGGGAAGCAGCCTGACTCTGGGAACACCCTCACCGCCAGGGCCGAGTTCTTCTCCTAGCCTGCTCTTCACCTCCCGGGTCATTCTCCAGGTGACCCACTAGCTTTGGATCTCAAAGCTTCAGCGGTGGTCCGCTCACCTGCGCTCGACGTaccctctgatttttttctttttactttccaAGGCTGTAGCTGTGTTAAGTGTTTGGCTTTCATTGTATCTActgttaaaagaaacaaaacaaagtcgaTACACGTTAGGAGAAAGAAAGACGACAGGGTTCCTCGATTGATTCTCCCGGATGGAAGCTTGTCCTCAAGAACTGGCTTAGGGTATTGAGACTGCTGGTACCCGGCGGACACTACACAGAGTACACCCAACTCCAGAAATGAAGACCCAAGAGTTAACGCCATTTCTAGACACACGCCCCGAGGGGAAGCTGTTCCCACTGTAGGTGGCCTTTGAAAAAGGACTAGAGATCTCTCTGGTGGATTCCATTCCCCCGTTGTCCACAATGCCCCTCCTTTTCTAAGGAAGCCACCATCTCCcgtttgccccccccccccccgcccctcttCACCTTGCCCACTTGCCCTCATACCATCATTTCCATTTTCGGTGCCCTTTGCTCCCTACCTGGAAGCATGCCTGGAGACGTTAAACAGTGGAGAACCCAGATCTCGCGATTGCATTTGATGTAGGAACGAACGAAAGCGTGAAACTCCATAGAAA is part of the Peromyscus eremicus chromosome 6, PerEre_H2_v1, whole genome shotgun sequence genome and encodes:
- the Neurog2 gene encoding neurogenin-2 produces the protein MFVKSETLELKEEEEVLMLLGSASPASATLTPMSSSADEEEDEELRRPGAALGQRGAEAGQGVQGSSASGAGGCRPARLLGLVHECKRRPSRARAVSRGAKTAETVQRIKKTRRLKANNRERNRMHNLNAALDALREVLPTFPEDAKLTKIETLRFAHNYIWALTETLRLADHCAGAGGLQGALFSEAVLLSPGAALSAPGDSPSPSSSSWSCTNSPASSSASSNSTSPYSCTLSPASPGSDVDYWQPPPPDKHRYAPHLPVARDCI